A region of Chitinophaga horti DNA encodes the following proteins:
- a CDS encoding S1C family serine protease, translated as MIQEIERYLAGEMSSLEAAAFESKRRSHPEIDQEVVAHQLLVKNLEAFGQRKELTGKLNALHAKTDLTGLRAEFAPKPAKIRFLNRKTLVAVAAAACVALVTSLGTIAVMQKAAKKTNEAQYEDVRRKVDNIQRSQNDLIRDIKDKRSAPINPGTYGGTCFAINRYGYMLTNRHVIANADSIYIQNNRGEAFKAISVFEDVSSDLAVIRIVDSSFRTAPLPYSLKPKAARLGEEVFTMGFPRDEVVYGRGYISAQTGFNGDTISYQVSIPVSPGNSGAPLLDGKGQIIGIITGKQRSSDGIAFAIKSANKRLLEEMPKESINQKAKKEIKSNVCALDGLSREDQLKKLEDYVYMVKVYN; from the coding sequence TTGATACAAGAAATTGAGCGATACCTCGCTGGCGAAATGAGCTCGTTAGAAGCCGCCGCCTTCGAGTCGAAGCGCCGCAGCCATCCTGAAATAGATCAGGAAGTGGTGGCGCATCAGCTGCTCGTTAAAAACCTGGAGGCTTTCGGCCAAAGGAAGGAGTTGACCGGCAAACTCAACGCTCTTCATGCGAAGACAGACCTTACCGGTCTGCGTGCCGAATTTGCACCTAAACCTGCGAAGATCCGTTTCCTGAACAGGAAGACGCTGGTGGCTGTTGCTGCAGCGGCGTGTGTAGCGTTGGTTACTTCGCTTGGCACAATCGCAGTGATGCAGAAGGCTGCGAAGAAAACGAATGAAGCGCAATATGAAGATGTAAGGCGTAAAGTGGATAACATACAACGTTCTCAGAACGATCTTATCCGTGACATTAAAGATAAAAGGAGCGCTCCTATCAATCCGGGCACTTATGGCGGTACTTGTTTCGCCATTAACCGTTACGGTTATATGCTGACGAACCGCCACGTAATCGCAAATGCAGATTCTATCTATATTCAAAATAACAGGGGCGAAGCCTTCAAGGCGATCAGCGTGTTCGAAGATGTGTCCAGCGACCTGGCAGTGATCCGGATCGTAGACTCAAGCTTCCGCACCGCTCCACTTCCCTACTCGCTTAAACCAAAAGCAGCCCGTCTCGGCGAAGAGGTATTCACCATGGGCTTTCCACGCGATGAAGTGGTGTATGGCAGAGGTTATATCAGCGCCCAAACAGGTTTCAACGGCGATACGATCTCCTACCAGGTATCCATCCCGGTTAGCCCCGGTAACAGCGGCGCACCATTGCTCGACGGTAAAGGACAAATTATCGGTATCATTACCGGTAAACAACGTTCCTCGGATGGTATTGCTTTCGCGATCAAATCCGCTAATAAACGCCTGCTGGAAGAAATGCCTAAAGAAAGCATCAATCAGAAAGCGAAAAAAGAAATTAAGTCTAACGTTTGCGCGCTCGACGGCCTTAGCCGCGAGGACCAGCTGAAGAAACTGGAGGACTATGTATACATGGTTAAAGTATACAACTGA
- a CDS encoding aldose 1-epimerase: MGFSINRNEENGFYVITLKDNVNNTQVDIVPNYGAMLHGFKIQHDGKLLNLIDNYDGLDHFNEDVNTSFKNVKLSPFACRLKDSSYTFNGAEYTIQKSPIHGLLYDANFEVIEEEITGRFVSITLEYEYNGEDPGYPFPYTCHVHYKLMPWNELKVITRFTNRHDGPIPVMDGWHPYFTTGTPVDELELQFASNEIVEFDSSLIPTGRLVRYNTYKKLTSLKDVQMDNAYTLNFIQPQPLCRLYDPVKGITIALSPEESYPILQVYIPPHRNSIAIENLSAPPDAFNNGIMLKRLAAGKSTDFTTTIKVN, translated from the coding sequence ATGGGCTTTAGCATTAATCGAAATGAAGAAAACGGTTTCTATGTTATCACGTTAAAGGATAATGTTAACAACACACAGGTAGATATCGTTCCGAATTATGGCGCCATGTTGCATGGTTTTAAAATACAGCACGACGGCAAACTGCTTAACCTGATTGATAATTACGACGGTCTGGACCACTTCAACGAAGACGTGAACACCAGCTTTAAAAACGTAAAACTCAGTCCCTTCGCCTGCAGGCTCAAAGACAGCAGCTATACTTTTAACGGCGCGGAATATACCATTCAAAAATCTCCCATCCACGGTCTTTTATACGATGCGAACTTCGAAGTGATCGAAGAAGAGATCACTGGCCGTTTTGTATCTATCACCCTGGAATACGAATACAACGGAGAAGATCCGGGTTATCCATTTCCTTACACTTGCCATGTGCATTATAAACTGATGCCCTGGAACGAGCTGAAAGTGATCACCCGCTTCACCAACCGCCACGATGGCCCTATTCCCGTAATGGACGGCTGGCACCCTTACTTTACTACCGGCACGCCGGTGGATGAGCTGGAGCTGCAGTTCGCTTCCAATGAAATCGTGGAGTTTGATAGCAGCCTCATTCCTACAGGCCGCCTTGTTCGCTACAACACATACAAAAAACTCACTTCCCTCAAGGATGTGCAGATGGATAATGCGTATACCCTCAACTTCATTCAGCCGCAGCCGCTGTGCCGCCTGTACGACCCGGTGAAAGGTATTACCATTGCACTTTCTCCTGAAGAGAGTTACCCGATATTGCAGGTGTACATTCCACCGCACCGTAACAGCATTGCCATCGAAAACCTGAGCGCACCTCCCGATGCGTTCAACAACGGTATCATGCTCAAAAGACTGGCAGCCGGTAAAAGCACCGATTTTACCACTACCATCAAGGTGAACTGA
- a CDS encoding carboxypeptidase-like regulatory domain-containing protein, translated as MIKAFVPYSLLLPGMLFFAQRTQAQLLRPVLATGQVTDRERHLVLYPASVRNISAGLGVYTDKGGYFRIGASRRDTIVITFLGYHPDTMIVNQASGEAHAAVRGTTGDEQPRSRYLDDRTVPRLG; from the coding sequence ATGATAAAAGCCTTCGTTCCCTACAGCCTGTTGTTACCTGGTATGCTGTTTTTCGCGCAGCGCACGCAGGCACAACTGCTACGTCCAGTGCTTGCTACCGGGCAGGTGACGGACAGGGAGAGGCACCTCGTGTTATACCCGGCTTCCGTTCGTAATATATCGGCCGGCTTAGGTGTATACACCGACAAGGGCGGTTACTTCCGCATTGGCGCCAGCCGGCGCGATACGATTGTGATTACGTTCCTCGGTTATCATCCTGATACGATGATCGTGAACCAGGCCTCCGGGGAAGCACACGCCGCCGTACGAGGAACTACGGGTGATGAGCAACCTCGATCTCGTTACCTGGACGACCGCACAGTACCGCGACTGGGTTAA
- a CDS encoding bifunctional 3-deoxy-7-phosphoheptulonate synthase/chorismate mutase type II: MEQILANTKFGDPTSDKKPLIISGPCSAETEEQTLATMQALAKTGKVDVLRAGIWKPRTRPGSFEGIGTKGLPWLQKAKELTGLPVTVEVATAKQVEDALHFGVDILWIGARTTVNPFSVQDIADALKGVDVPVLIKNPINPDLELWIGAVERIQKAGIKKVGLIHRGFSSYGNTEYRNAPMWHLAIELKRRHPELPMICDPSHISGRRDILQAVSQEAIDLDYDGLMVETHVDPDAAWSDAKQQITPEKFAELLDGIVWRREHTDRNEFNSALDKLRAQINQIDDEIMLLLGNRMKIAEKIGAYKKENNITILQTNRWNEILERNITKGDKLGLSKDFILKYFDAVHLESINRQNKVMNEQ, from the coding sequence ATGGAACAGATCTTAGCTAACACGAAATTCGGTGATCCTACTTCTGATAAAAAGCCGCTGATCATTTCAGGTCCGTGCAGTGCAGAAACGGAAGAACAAACATTGGCCACAATGCAGGCCCTCGCAAAAACTGGTAAAGTAGACGTTTTACGTGCCGGTATCTGGAAACCCCGCACCCGTCCCGGTTCTTTCGAAGGCATCGGTACAAAAGGTTTGCCCTGGTTACAGAAAGCGAAAGAACTGACAGGTTTGCCGGTAACGGTGGAAGTAGCTACCGCTAAACAAGTAGAAGATGCCCTGCACTTCGGTGTTGACATCCTCTGGATCGGTGCGCGTACTACGGTAAACCCATTCTCCGTACAGGACATCGCCGACGCGTTAAAAGGCGTAGACGTTCCCGTACTGATCAAAAACCCCATCAACCCTGACCTGGAACTGTGGATTGGCGCAGTAGAAAGGATCCAGAAAGCGGGTATTAAAAAAGTCGGCCTGATTCACCGCGGCTTCTCCAGCTACGGTAATACTGAATACCGCAACGCCCCCATGTGGCACCTGGCGATCGAACTGAAACGCCGTCACCCTGAATTACCGATGATCTGCGATCCGAGCCACATCAGCGGCCGCCGCGACATCCTGCAGGCTGTTTCGCAGGAAGCGATCGACCTGGATTACGACGGTCTGATGGTAGAAACACACGTTGATCCGGATGCAGCCTGGAGCGATGCGAAACAACAAATCACACCAGAGAAATTTGCAGAACTGCTGGACGGTATCGTATGGCGCCGCGAGCACACCGACCGTAATGAGTTCAACTCCGCGCTGGATAAACTGCGTGCGCAGATCAACCAGATCGATGATGAGATCATGCTGCTGCTGGGCAACCGTATGAAAATCGCTGAGAAGATCGGTGCTTACAAAAAAGAAAATAACATCACTATCCTGCAAACGAACCGCTGGAACGAGATCCTGGAGCGCAACATCACGAAGGGCGATAAACTCGGCCTGAGCAAAGATTTCATCCTGAAATACTTCGATGCAGTACACCTGGAATCCATCAACCGCCAGAATAAGGTGATGAACGAACAATAA
- a CDS encoding xylulokinase: protein MYFLGLDIGSSSIKAALLDAVSGKAVASAASTDKELPIHAPRADWAEQDPESWWQEVQKAVALLRQQQPFAPDDIKAIGIAYQMHGLVCVDKDQRPLRPSIIWCDSRAVEVGDRALQHLGEDYALQHLLNAPGNFTASKLRWVRENEPETYALIDKIMLPGDFIAMRLTGEACTTLSGLSEGIFWDFKEQAISKPLLDFYGIDESLLSKIVPTFGEQGFVTKQAAELLGIAAGTPVTYRAGDQPNNAFSLNVLQPGEAATTAGTSGVVYAVGDQPAYDAQSRVNSFIHVNHTKEQVRNGVLMCLNGTGILNSWLKHQVSGASYEEMNARAAKAPLGADGLRVYPFGNGVERILANKPFGGTFRHLNFNVHEQAHLLRAGQEGIVYALTYGIDIMRQMGLKIERVRAGKANMFLSPLFREAFANAGNVTIELYNTDGALGAARAAGIGAGYYKEMRDAFNGMECLSTITPDPTLQQAYGNVYADWKAGLEEML from the coding sequence ATGTATTTTTTAGGATTGGATATTGGTTCCTCTTCCATTAAGGCCGCCCTGCTGGATGCAGTTTCTGGTAAGGCGGTGGCCTCGGCCGCCAGCACGGATAAGGAACTGCCTATACACGCCCCTCGCGCCGATTGGGCAGAGCAGGACCCGGAGTCGTGGTGGCAGGAGGTGCAAAAGGCGGTAGCCTTACTTAGACAACAACAACCGTTTGCGCCTGATGATATTAAAGCCATTGGCATCGCTTACCAGATGCATGGTTTGGTATGTGTGGACAAGGACCAGCGCCCGCTGCGCCCTTCTATTATATGGTGCGACAGCCGCGCCGTAGAAGTAGGGGACAGGGCCCTGCAGCATTTAGGGGAGGATTATGCGTTACAGCACCTGTTGAACGCCCCCGGCAACTTCACCGCCTCCAAACTCCGCTGGGTACGCGAGAACGAACCGGAAACTTACGCCCTGATCGATAAGATCATGCTGCCCGGCGACTTCATCGCTATGCGCCTCACCGGCGAAGCCTGCACCACATTGTCGGGCTTGTCCGAAGGTATATTCTGGGATTTTAAAGAACAGGCGATCTCTAAACCCTTGCTCGACTTCTATGGCATCGACGAAAGCCTGCTATCTAAAATAGTTCCTACATTCGGTGAACAAGGCTTCGTAACAAAACAGGCGGCTGAGCTCCTGGGCATCGCCGCCGGCACGCCGGTCACCTATCGTGCGGGCGACCAGCCGAACAACGCCTTCTCCCTGAACGTACTGCAACCCGGCGAAGCAGCCACCACCGCCGGCACATCGGGCGTGGTGTACGCAGTCGGCGATCAACCTGCCTACGATGCGCAAAGCCGGGTGAACTCATTCATTCATGTGAACCATACAAAGGAGCAGGTGCGAAACGGGGTGCTGATGTGCCTGAACGGGACGGGCATCCTCAACAGCTGGCTTAAACACCAGGTGAGCGGCGCCAGCTACGAAGAGATGAATGCCCGTGCCGCCAAAGCTCCGCTGGGCGCCGACGGACTAAGGGTATATCCTTTCGGTAACGGCGTAGAACGTATACTCGCCAACAAACCATTCGGCGGCACCTTCCGCCACCTGAACTTCAACGTTCACGAGCAGGCACACCTGCTGCGTGCCGGCCAGGAAGGCATCGTGTACGCGCTGACGTATGGTATAGATATTATGCGCCAGATGGGGCTGAAGATAGAACGGGTGCGCGCCGGTAAGGCAAACATGTTCCTGAGCCCCCTCTTCCGGGAGGCTTTTGCGAATGCAGGCAACGTCACCATCGAGTTATACAATACGGATGGCGCACTCGGCGCAGCAAGGGCTGCAGGCATAGGTGCTGGTTACTACAAGGAGATGCGTGATGCGTTCAACGGTATGGAATGCCTGTCCACCATCACCCCCGATCCCACCCTGCAGCAGGCTTACGGGAACGTTTACGCAGATTGGAAAGCCGGTCTGGAAGAAATGCTTTAA
- a CDS encoding carboxypeptidase-like regulatory domain-containing protein — MKSCLSLFIAIFALLHAGGIQAQQLRPVTVRGQMVDKDSRLVLYPASARNLSSRQSVFTDKGGYYKLDGRQNDTIVLSYIGYHADTFVVRQLSGTEVHNGELRIEEHFLQGVEITSRYNAYQLDSIARANEFRHILELPDRDLVDKSKRAEGFGIIFSPFTRYSQKEKDKRKFKEQFSQNEIDEYIEFRYSKQFVSKVTGLSGDSLLNFMNKNTPSYQQLRVMPNEDLIYWTTDRYRTWVNKK, encoded by the coding sequence ATGAAATCCTGTTTGTCTTTATTTATCGCCATTTTCGCCCTGCTCCACGCCGGCGGAATACAAGCACAACAACTTAGGCCAGTAACCGTTCGCGGCCAGATGGTAGACAAGGATAGCCGCCTCGTGCTCTATCCCGCATCCGCACGTAATCTTTCCAGCCGGCAGAGCGTATTTACTGATAAAGGCGGTTACTATAAACTGGATGGCCGTCAGAACGATACCATTGTACTTTCGTATATCGGTTACCACGCCGATACGTTTGTAGTTAGGCAGCTGAGTGGTACTGAAGTGCATAATGGCGAACTGCGGATAGAAGAACACTTCCTGCAGGGCGTAGAAATCACCTCGCGATACAACGCTTACCAGCTCGACTCCATCGCCCGCGCCAACGAGTTCCGCCACATCCTGGAACTGCCCGACCGCGACCTCGTCGATAAGTCGAAACGTGCCGAAGGCTTCGGTATCATCTTCAGCCCATTCACCCGCTATTCTCAAAAGGAAAAAGATAAACGGAAATTCAAGGAACAGTTTAGCCAGAACGAAATAGATGAGTACATCGAGTTCCGTTATTCCAAACAATTCGTGAGTAAGGTCACTGGCCTTTCCGGCGATTCGCTGTTGAACTTCATGAATAAAAATACGCCCAGTTACCAGCAATTACGGGTGATGCCTAACGAGGACCTGATTTACTGGACGACCGACCGTTACCGCACCTGGGTGAATAAAAAGTAA
- a CDS encoding RNA polymerase sigma factor: MNNYQHIERDQELLQGLAKSDDKSLEIIYSENFPMIYRMVLQNNGSEDDAKDLFQESVIILYEKVQEGGFVLTSRLKTYIYAVCRRLWLKKLQGQAWQGTISEELEAVTPVEDTIEEHEKRDEQFTIMEKAMGSMGEPCRTILEDYYLHKRSMQEISEKFGYTNAENAKNQKYKCLMRLKKLFFAQYK; this comes from the coding sequence GTGAATAACTATCAACATATCGAAAGGGACCAGGAATTATTGCAAGGCTTAGCTAAAAGCGACGATAAATCATTGGAAATCATCTACTCAGAGAACTTCCCCATGATTTACAGGATGGTTTTGCAAAATAACGGGTCAGAAGATGATGCCAAAGACCTCTTCCAGGAATCGGTGATCATATTATATGAAAAGGTGCAGGAAGGGGGATTTGTACTCACGAGCAGGCTTAAAACCTACATTTATGCAGTTTGCCGCCGCCTTTGGCTGAAAAAATTGCAGGGACAAGCCTGGCAGGGTACCATCAGTGAAGAGCTGGAAGCCGTAACGCCGGTGGAAGACACGATAGAAGAGCATGAGAAGCGGGACGAGCAGTTCACTATCATGGAAAAGGCAATGGGCAGTATGGGGGAACCCTGCCGCACGATTCTCGAAGATTATTACCTGCATAAACGCTCCATGCAGGAAATATCGGAAAAGTTCGGTTACACGAATGCGGAGAACGCCAAGAACCAGAAGTATAAGTGCCTGATGCGATTGAAGAAATTATTTTTTGCACAATATAAATAA
- a CDS encoding CsbD family protein — protein sequence MDTLIIRGQWNDIKGQLKQLYAELTDDDLLFEEGKEDRLIGRIQIKLGKSRDEVISLLRSF from the coding sequence ATGGACACTTTAATCATCAGAGGCCAGTGGAATGACATCAAAGGGCAGCTTAAACAACTGTACGCCGAGCTAACAGATGATGACCTCCTTTTCGAAGAAGGTAAGGAGGATCGCCTGATAGGTCGGATACAAATCAAGCTTGGCAAGTCACGCGATGAAGTGATTTCCTTACTGAGATCCTTTTAA
- the xylA gene encoding xylose isomerase, whose translation MGITLGNTEYFKGIGQVKYEGPQSDNPFAYKWYNPDHQINGKSMKELFKFAVSYWHTFCGTGGDPFGPGTKNFPWLVSPDPAQSAKDKMDAAFEFITKLDVPYYCFHDIDLVDEGDSLAEYEARLQMIVNYASQKQAESGVKLLWGTANVFSNPRYMNGASTNPDFSVVAYAGTQIKNAMDATIALGGENYVFWGGREGYMTLLNTDMKREQEHLARFLTMARDYARKQGFKGTFFIEPKPCEPTKHQYDYDCATVIGFLRQHGLDKDFKINIEVNHATLAGHTFQHELQTAADAGMLGSIDANRGDYQNGWDTDQFPNNLNEMVETMLVILEAGGFAGGGVNFDAKARRNSTDLEDLFHAHIGGIDNFARSAIIADKILRESPYRQFRKDRYASFDSGEGKAFEEGKLTLEDLREFAIAHGEPKQTSGRQEWLENLVNKYI comes from the coding sequence ATGGGTATCACGTTAGGAAATACAGAATACTTTAAAGGTATTGGGCAGGTAAAGTATGAAGGGCCCCAATCCGACAATCCATTTGCTTACAAATGGTACAACCCGGACCACCAGATCAATGGTAAGTCCATGAAAGAGCTGTTCAAATTTGCCGTATCGTACTGGCACACGTTCTGCGGAACAGGCGGCGATCCGTTTGGTCCGGGTACAAAAAACTTCCCCTGGCTGGTATCGCCAGATCCGGCGCAAAGTGCAAAAGATAAGATGGACGCAGCGTTCGAGTTCATCACCAAGCTGGATGTGCCTTACTACTGTTTTCACGATATCGACCTGGTTGACGAAGGCGACAGCCTGGCAGAATACGAAGCGCGTTTGCAGATGATCGTAAATTACGCGAGCCAGAAGCAGGCGGAGAGTGGCGTAAAACTGCTCTGGGGCACTGCAAACGTGTTCAGCAACCCGCGCTACATGAACGGGGCATCTACCAACCCGGACTTCTCTGTTGTAGCCTACGCAGGTACACAGATCAAGAACGCGATGGACGCAACGATCGCACTCGGCGGTGAGAACTACGTGTTCTGGGGCGGCCGCGAAGGCTACATGACACTGTTAAATACAGATATGAAGCGCGAGCAGGAGCACCTGGCCCGTTTCCTCACCATGGCCCGCGACTATGCCCGCAAACAGGGCTTCAAGGGTACCTTCTTCATTGAGCCTAAGCCTTGCGAGCCTACCAAACATCAGTACGATTACGACTGTGCTACGGTAATCGGCTTCCTGCGTCAGCATGGGCTGGACAAAGACTTCAAAATTAATATTGAAGTGAACCACGCTACCCTGGCCGGTCACACCTTCCAGCATGAACTGCAAACCGCTGCCGACGCCGGTATGCTGGGCAGCATCGATGCCAACAGGGGCGATTACCAGAACGGCTGGGATACCGACCAGTTCCCGAACAACCTCAACGAAATGGTAGAAACCATGCTCGTTATTCTGGAAGCAGGTGGGTTTGCAGGAGGCGGTGTTAACTTCGACGCCAAGGCCCGTCGTAACTCTACCGACCTGGAAGATCTGTTCCATGCGCATATCGGTGGTATCGACAACTTTGCCCGCTCGGCCATTATTGCAGACAAAATACTGAGGGAGTCGCCGTACAGGCAGTTCCGCAAAGACCGCTACGCTTCGTTCGACAGCGGCGAGGGAAAAGCCTTTGAAGAAGGTAAACTTACCCTCGAAGACCTGCGCGAGTTCGCGATCGCCCATGGCGAGCCGAAACAAACCAGCGGTCGCCAGGAATGGCTCGAAAACCTGGTGAACAAGTACATCTAA
- a CDS encoding prephenate dehydratase, which produces MRIAIQGFEGCFHQQAAQRYYGKQTEIEACSSFPELVKKVKVGKEADAGMMAIENSIAGSILPNYSLLKNSGLHVTGEVYLQINQHLMALPGQRIEDIREVHSHPMALLQCATFLEKYPNIKLVESEDTALSAKNVHQRKSKTIAAIASKLASEIYELDIIAPNIHTAKNNYTRFLAISRNGVEPAEDANKSSVYFQTPNESGSLAKVLSMIAAEGIGLSKIQSFPIPAKEWTYYFHADMEFEDLKHFRKALKRIEPLTDQLTILGIYKKGLTHA; this is translated from the coding sequence ATGCGTATCGCAATCCAGGGATTTGAAGGATGTTTTCATCAGCAGGCCGCCCAGCGGTATTACGGTAAACAAACCGAAATAGAAGCCTGTTCCTCCTTCCCCGAACTCGTTAAAAAGGTGAAGGTGGGCAAAGAGGCAGATGCTGGCATGATGGCCATCGAAAACTCCATCGCCGGCAGCATCCTGCCTAACTACAGCCTGTTAAAAAACTCCGGACTGCACGTAACCGGCGAGGTTTACCTGCAGATCAACCAGCACCTGATGGCGCTGCCCGGCCAACGCATTGAAGATATAAGAGAGGTACACAGTCACCCGATGGCATTGCTGCAATGCGCCACCTTCCTCGAAAAATACCCGAACATCAAACTGGTAGAGTCGGAAGATACGGCCCTCAGTGCGAAGAATGTACACCAGCGTAAATCAAAGACCATTGCCGCCATCGCGAGCAAACTGGCCTCCGAGATCTATGAGCTGGACATCATCGCGCCAAATATTCACACAGCGAAGAACAACTATACGCGCTTCCTCGCCATCTCACGTAATGGGGTGGAGCCGGCGGAAGATGCCAATAAGTCATCTGTATACTTTCAAACACCTAACGAAAGCGGTAGCCTGGCTAAAGTGTTGAGCATGATCGCCGCCGAAGGTATCGGTCTTTCCAAAATTCAGTCTTTTCCGATTCCCGCTAAAGAGTGGACGTACTACTTCCATGCGGATATGGAGTTCGAAGACCTGAAACACTTCCGTAAGGCATTAAAACGAATCGAACCACTAACAGACCAGCTGACGATTTTAGGGATCTACAAAAAAGGATTAACACACGCATAA
- a CDS encoding pyridoxal phosphate-dependent aminotransferase, giving the protein MQISVASRLQHTEEYYFSKKLREIEMMNKAGANVINLGIGSPDLPPHASVVAALSEHAQLPNTHAYMGYKGVPALRQAIADWYQKFYDVQLDPETEVLPLIGSKEGIMHICMTFLEKGDQALIPDPGYPTYHSAVQLSGATPVTYKLSADNNWEPDLAALAKTDLSKVKLMWVNYPHMPTGAQATPGFFEKLIAFAKAHNILLCHDNPYSFILNDQPKSLLSVPGAREVVLELNSLSKSSNMAGWRVGMLAGKAEWIADVLRFKSNMDSGMFQPVQMAAVKALELGKEWYDELNKIYRGRRTKVFELLDLIGAKYDTNQVGMFVWAQIPAGYADGYAVSDEVLQKAKVFITPGGIFGENGKGYIRVSLCKGEKVFSEAIERIKASK; this is encoded by the coding sequence ATGCAGATATCAGTAGCCAGCAGATTACAGCATACAGAGGAGTACTACTTCTCTAAAAAGCTGCGGGAAATAGAAATGATGAACAAAGCAGGCGCCAACGTGATCAACCTTGGCATCGGCAGTCCCGACCTGCCACCCCATGCTTCTGTGGTAGCGGCACTCAGCGAACACGCGCAGCTGCCTAACACCCACGCCTACATGGGTTATAAGGGCGTTCCCGCACTGCGCCAGGCGATCGCTGACTGGTATCAGAAGTTTTATGATGTGCAGCTCGATCCTGAAACGGAAGTATTACCGCTGATCGGTTCCAAAGAAGGCATCATGCATATTTGTATGACGTTTCTCGAAAAGGGCGACCAGGCGTTGATTCCTGATCCGGGTTATCCCACGTACCATTCGGCCGTACAGCTGAGCGGCGCGACACCGGTAACTTACAAGCTGTCGGCTGATAACAACTGGGAGCCGGACTTAGCGGCACTCGCCAAAACAGACCTGAGCAAGGTGAAACTGATGTGGGTGAACTACCCGCACATGCCCACCGGCGCACAGGCTACACCCGGCTTCTTCGAAAAGCTGATTGCCTTCGCCAAAGCACATAACATACTGCTGTGCCACGATAATCCGTACAGCTTTATTTTGAACGATCAGCCGAAAAGCCTCCTGTCTGTACCCGGCGCCCGCGAAGTGGTGCTGGAGCTCAACTCGCTCAGCAAATCCTCGAACATGGCAGGCTGGCGCGTAGGTATGCTCGCCGGTAAAGCGGAGTGGATCGCCGACGTGCTGCGTTTCAAGAGCAATATGGACAGCGGCATGTTTCAACCAGTACAAATGGCAGCGGTAAAAGCGCTGGAGCTGGGCAAAGAATGGTATGACGAGCTGAATAAAATATACCGTGGCCGCCGCACCAAGGTGTTCGAACTGCTGGACCTCATCGGCGCAAAGTACGACACCAACCAGGTAGGCATGTTCGTTTGGGCGCAAATCCCGGCGGGTTATGCAGATGGTTACGCGGTGAGCGACGAAGTGCTGCAAAAGGCGAAAGTGTTTATTACGCCGGGCGGCATCTTCGGAGAAAATGGCAAAGGCTACATTCGCGTAAGCCTTTGTAAAGGCGAAAAAGTATTTAGCGAAGCCATTGAGCGTATCAAGGCATCAAAATAA
- a CDS encoding prephenate dehydrogenase — protein MIATVVGVGLIGGSLALSLKEKGLANWVIGVDNNEENLRKARELNIVDEATSLEDAMNRSQLIVLAIPVDGLLKLLPSVLDKVKPDHVVMDVGSTKDIILQLVAGHPQRGRFVAAHPMAGTEYSGPEAAVRNLFTNKTMVLCDVKNSAEDALEVIENMVDKIGMRLVYMNAEEHDLHTAYISHISHITSFALALTVLEKEKEHGRIFELAAGGFESTVRLAKSSPDMWVPIFKHNRSNVLDVLDEHINQLQQMKGLLESEDYEAFYKLIQKSNKIKKILK, from the coding sequence ATGATCGCAACCGTAGTAGGAGTAGGTTTAATAGGCGGCTCGCTCGCCCTCAGCCTGAAGGAAAAAGGGCTGGCCAACTGGGTGATCGGGGTAGATAACAACGAAGAAAACCTGCGTAAAGCGCGCGAGTTGAACATCGTTGACGAAGCCACCTCACTCGAAGATGCGATGAACCGCTCGCAGCTGATCGTGCTGGCCATTCCGGTGGATGGTTTGCTGAAACTGCTGCCTTCTGTACTCGACAAAGTAAAGCCCGACCATGTAGTGATGGATGTGGGATCCACAAAAGATATTATCCTGCAACTCGTTGCCGGTCATCCCCAGCGTGGCCGCTTTGTAGCCGCTCACCCGATGGCCGGCACCGAGTATAGTGGTCCGGAAGCCGCCGTACGCAACCTTTTCACCAACAAAACCATGGTACTGTGCGATGTGAAGAACAGCGCAGAAGATGCCCTGGAGGTGATCGAAAATATGGTCGACAAGATAGGGATGCGCCTGGTGTACATGAATGCCGAAGAGCATGACCTGCATACGGCTTACATCTCCCACATCTCTCACATTACTTCTTTTGCTTTGGCGCTGACGGTGCTGGAAAAAGAGAAGGAACACGGCCGCATCTTTGAACTGGCCGCCGGTGGTTTCGAAAGCACGGTGCGACTTGCGAAAAGTTCTCCGGATATGTGGGTGCCTATCTTCAAACATAACCGCAGCAATGTGCTGGACGTGCTGGACGAACACATTAACCAGCTGCAACAGATGAAAGGATTACTCGAAAGTGAAGACTACGAAGCTTTTTACAAGCTGATCCAGAAATCGAACAAGATCAAAAAGATACTTAAGTAA